CTCCACCGCGCCGGCGGCTTTAAGCCCCTTGATCACCGAGCCTTTTTCGTAAGACCCCGGATAACCCTGGCTCGCCAGCACCACGCAGGCCGCCGGGCGCGATGCGTTGAGCTGCGGCAGGAGCCGGGCGAAATCGCGTGCGGGCATGCCCCCCGTGGCGCAGGCCAGCAGGGCCGGGACGATGTCATCGGCCAGGCTCATCATCAGCACCTGACACTCGGGATCGCCAAAACGCACATTGAATTCAACGACTTTCGGCCCCTCCGGCGTGATCATGAGGCCGATATACAAGACGCCCTGATAAGGGAAACCGGCCTGCGCCATGGCATCAATGATTGGCGCGGCGATGGTTTCGTCCACCTCTTTGAGGAGCTCCGGCGTCATCACCGGGGCGGGGGCGTACGCGCCCATGCCGCCCGTGTTCGGGCCCTCATCGCCGTCCAGAAGCCGCTTGTGATCCTGGCAGGCGGGCAGGGTCAGACGGTTCACGCCATCGGTGAGGACAAACACGCTCGCCTCCTCGCCCTGCATGAATTCCTCGAGGACAAGCCCGGCGCCCGCGCCGCCGAATTTGCCGGACAACATCGCCTGCGCTTCGTGGATAGCGGTGTCGACATCCGGCGCAATGACCACGCCCTTGCCCGCCGCCAGACCGTCCGCCTTGATGACATAAGGCGGGCTGAGGGAGTCAAAAAACCCGCGTGCGGAGACAAGATCGGTCACTTTTTGGTACATCGCGGTCGGCACGCCGAGACGGGCCATGAAATCCTTGGCGAAACCCTTGGAGGATTCCAGCTTCGCACCCTCGGCGCCCGGACCGAACACATCAAATCCGCGCGCGCGCAGACCGTCGGCGAGCCCGCCGGCCAACGGCGCCTCGGGCCCGATCACGATGAGGTCCGGCTCCAGCTGCAGCGCCAGATCGTGCAGCCCCTGCACATCGTCGGCGGCCACATCGAAGCACGGGCCGATCTGGTCCATGGCCGGGCTGCCCGGCGCGCACCAGATCACCTCCACGAGGGGGCTCTGGCTGATCTTCCAGGCCAGCGCATGCTCGCGCCCGCCCGACCCGATGATGAGGATGTTCATGAGGCGCACTCCGACGGCGTTTCAACGCCGACGTGATAGGGCGCGCACCCGCCCGTGTCGACCAGCGCGCGCGGGTGGTTTCATCCTCGAAAGGCCCTGAGGCCGCCCGCCGCAACGAGACTGGACGATCAGAACCGCTTGTCATCACCGCTCCAAATCCATACACTTGACGGCGTGTACAGGCTTGCACGCAAGTGATCCAAAATGAATGCAGATGGCAATATAGAGCGCATCCGGCAGGTGGTCAGCGAAGCGCTGAACCGCGACTTTCTGCGTGTGAATGTTGTTGATTTCAAATTTGAACGCGACACCGATCACGATGACGACGAGATTCTGCGCATCACCGTGATCTTTGACGGCCGCGCCCGCGACATCGACCCGCACCAACTCTCCGGAACAGTTCGCCATGTGCGGCCGCGTTTGATGGAGATCGGGGAAAAAGCCTTCCCGGTATTCTCATTCGTCTCCCGGGGCGATGCAGGCAGACTGATACGTGAAACCGCTTGATCTCCTGTCGACCGCTGAGGGCCTTGTGCAGTCCGGAAACAGGAAGCCGCGCCAGTCAGATTTGTTGAGGGCGGTGAGTACAATTTATTACGCCGTCTTTCACACGCTGGCCCGCCAAAACGCGGACTTGCTCATCGGCGCCACAAGAGCGGCGTGGAACGGGAACGCCTGGAAACAGACCTATCGCGCACTGGATCACGGAGTTTGCAAAAAAAATTGTATGAACAGCGCGATTTCGGCCTTCCCGAGAGATATCCAGGACTTTGCAAATTTCTTCGTCACCATGCAGAAAAAGCGGCACTCAGCCGACTACGACCCCACTTACAGGACATACAAATCGGAAGTGCTGCTCGACCTGGCACAGGCGCACCAGACCATTACAGACTTTGAAAATGCGCCCATTCGGGACCGGCGCGCGTTCGCAGCATTTGTGCTTTTCAAACACAGATAACAGTGGCGAGCCGAGCCTTCCAGTGGGACGACCTCCCCAGGCCACCCCATTTCACCCCTCCCCCCTCTGCCGCTAGGCTGGGCGCTCAGCGCCAGTGAGTCGCCCCATGACCGAACCTGCCTCCAACGTCCATGAATACTCCGTCTCCGAGCTCGCCCGGTCGCTCAAGCGGACGGTGGAGGAGACGTATGGGCATGTGCGGGTGCGGGGTGAGCTGGGGCGGGTGATCATCGCCAAGTCCGGCCATGTCTATCTGGACATGAAGGATGAGAGCGCGGTCATTGATGCCGTGATGTGGAAGGGCATCGCCTCCACCCTCAATTTCCGGCCCGAGGAGGGGCTGGAGGTGATTGTGGAGGGGCGGCTGTCCACCTTCCCGGGCCGGTCGAAATACCAGCTGATCATCGAGCGCATGGAGCCGGCGGGCGCGGGCGCACTGATGGCGCTCCTGGAAGCGCGCAAGGCGGCGCTGGCAGCCGAGGGCCTGTTCGCGCCCGAGCGCAAGCGCCCCATTCCCTTCCTGCCGCGAGTGATCGGCGTGGTCACCTCGCCGACGGGCGCGGTGATCCGGGACATTCTGCACCGGCTGGATGACCGCTTCCCGGTCCATGTCCTGCTCTGGCCGGTGCTGGTGCAGGGCGAGCAGGCCGCTGGCCAGATCGCCGCGGCCATTGAAGGCTTCAACGCGCTGGAGCCCGGCGGGCGCGTGCCTGTGCCGGACGTGCTGATCGTGGCGCGCGGCGGCGGGTCAGTGGAAGATCTCTGGGCGTTCAATGAGGAAATCGTGGTGCGCGCGGCCGCCACCTCGCGCATTCCGCTGATCTCGGCGGTGGGTCACGAGACCGATACGACCCTCATCGACTTCGCCTCGGACCGGCGCGCGCCGACACCCACGGGCGCGGCCGAGATCGCCGTGCCGGTGCGCCGCGAACTGGCCGAGCGCACCAGCGCCCTGGGCGCCCGCCTCACCCGCGCCCTCACCCGGCTCGTGGACCGCAAGGGCGCAGATTTGCGCTCGGCGGCGCGCGCTTTGCCGCGCCCCGATACCCTGCTGGGCGAGGCGCGCCAGCGGCTGGATTATGCGTCAGGCCGCCTCGACAGCGCGGCGCGCCTGCGCCTTGAACGGGTGCGCGGACGGCTCGATGGCCTCGCCGGACGGCTCAGGCCCGCAGCGCTGACGCGCGATATTTCGGACAAGCATCAGCGCCTCACCCGCCTCGCGATGCGGCTGAAGCCTGCGCAAGCGCGCGCCCTCACCGACCGCAAGCGCACGCTGGACGGGCTCGCCGCCCGGCTCAATTCAGTGTCGCATGAAGGCGTACTGGCGCGCGGCTTTGCGCTGGTCACCGACGCGAACGGAAAGCTGGTGCGCGCGGCATCCGCGCTGACCGATGGCGACGCGGTGACGCTGGAGTTCCAGGACGCCAAACGCGGCGCGGTGATCGGCGGGGGCGGCGCGGCGGCGGCGCCCGCTCCGGCGCCAGCCACCCCCGCCCCGCGCAAGGCGAAGCCGAAACCCAAACCGCCTGCGCCGGGTCAGGGCGATCTGTTCTAGGTCACGGCCTGTAGCGCGTTTGCGGCGCGTCGCGCGTGCGCAGCGGCGCGGCGATGCCGGCGAACTCCGTCAGGACGGCGCGGGTCTCGGCCGGGTCGATAATCTCCTCAATCCAGAAGCGCTCGGCAGTGCGGAAGGGCGAGGCGAGCTCGCGCATGCGGCGGGACAGATCAGCCTTCATGGCGGCGGGGTCATCCGATTGCTCCAGCGCCGCCTTGAACGCGGCCTCCACCCCGCCTTCCAGCGGCAGCGAGCCCCAATCGCCCGACGGCCAGGCATAGCGGTAGCGGAAGCGGGTATGGTCCATCATGGCGGCGCCCGCGACGCCGAACGCCTTGCGGATCAGGATGGTGCACCAGGGCACGCTGGCCTGATAGATGGCGCTGAGCGCCCGCGCGCCGTGGCGGATGGTCCCTGCCCGTTCGGCCCTCGTGCCGATGACGAAGCCGGGTATGTCCACAAAGTGCACCACGGGCAGGCGGAAGGTTTCGGCCAGGTCGACAAAGCGCGTGACTTTCTGGGCGGCCTCTGCCGTCCAGCCGCCGCCATAGACATTGGGATTGCTGGCCAGCACCGCCACCGGCCAGCCATCGAGCCGGGCGAGCGCGGTGATCACGCTGGACCCGAAATGGCGGCCCATTTCGAACACGCTTGAGCCGTCGCACACGGATTTCAGGATGGCGCGCATGTCATAGCCATAGCGCTTGTCGCGCGGGATGATGGCGCGCAGGGCCGGATCGGCGCGGGCGGGGTCGTCATTGACCGCGCCGCGCGGCGCGGCCTCTCCGGCGCGGTCGGGCAGATAGGACAGGAACCAGCGCGCGGCTTCCATGGCGTCGGCCTCGCTGGCATAGGCGTCGTCCGCGGCGCCGGCGGCAAGCTGGATATCGGCGCCGCCCAGCTCCTCCTTGGTGACCGTTTCGCCGATTCCGGCCACAACGGGCGGGCCGGCGATGAACATCTGGGACTGGCCCTTCACCATCACGCAGTAATGGCTTGAGACGGCGCGTGCGGCGCCGAGCCCTGCGACGGGGCCGAGCGCCAGCGACACCACCGGCACGCGTTCGAGATTGGCTGTCACCTGATCCCAGCCCGGATTGAACGGCACATAGCTCGCGCCCATGTCGAGGATCGATTTCACCGACCCGCCCCCGCCCGTGCCCTCGATCAGGCGGATCAGCGGCAGGCCCAGCTCGCCGGCCATGGTTTCAGCCTGGATCTGTTTTTCGATGATGGCCGCATCGGCCGCGCCGCCGCGCACGGTGAAGTCGTCGGCCACCACGGCCACGGTGCGCCCTCCGATCTGGCCGCGCCCGAAGATGCAATTGGCCGGGGTGAAGCCGGCCAGGGCGCCATCCTCTCCCGTCTGCGCCGTCCCGGTGATGGAGCCGATCTCGCGGAAGCTGCCCGCATCGAGCAACAGATCGAGGCGTTCGCGCACATTCAGCCGGCCCGCCGCGCGCTGGCGCGCCAGCTTGTCCGGGCCGCCCATGGCGCGCGCCAGCGCCTGACGCTTGCGCAGCTCGCTGATTTCGTCTTCCCAGCTCATTGGGCTATGTCTCCGCCGCTTTATGATCGGATGCTCATGACCAGTTTCCCCTTCAAACTCCACGCCGTCGATGGCGGCGCGCGCACCGGGGTGTTGAAAACTCCGCGCGGCGATATCCGCACGCCCGCCTTCATGCCCGTGGGCACCGCCGCCACGGTGAAGGCGCTGTACCCAGACCAGGTGCGCGGCGCGGGCGCCGACATCATTCTGGGCAATACCTATCACCTGATGCTGCGGCCCGGCGCGGAGCGGGTGAAGCGCCTGGGGGGCTTGCACGCCTTCATGCGCTGGGACGGGCCGATCCTGACCGATTCCGGCGGTTTTCAGGTCTGGTCGCTGTCGGGCCTGCGCAAGCTGGTGGAGGAAGGGGTCACGTTCAAAAGCCATATTGACGGGTCATCGCATCACCTGACGCCGGAACGCTCCATCGAGATCCAGGCCGATCTGCTGGGGGCCGACATTTCCATGCAGCTCGATGAATGCACGCCATTCCCTTGCGAGCGCGATGCCGCAGCGCGGTCCATGGAGCTGTCGCTGCGCTGGGCCCAGCGATCGCGCGACGCCTTTGGCGAGCGCAAGACCCAGGCGATTTTCGGCATTGTGCAGGGCTCGACCTATGACGATCTGCGCCGCGACAGCGCCGAAGGGCTCAAGCGCATCGGTTTTGACGGCTACGCCGTGGGCGGGCTCGCCGTCGGCGAAGGCTTCGAGATGATGTGCCGCGTGCTGGACGCCACCACGCTCTTCCTGCCCTCGGACCGGCCACGCTATTTGATGGGCGTAGGCAAGCCGGTGGACCTCGTTGAAGCCGTGGCGCGCGGGATCGACATGTTCGACTGCGTGCTGCCCACGCGTTCAGGCCGCCACGGTCAGGCCTGGAGCGATAACGGCCCGGTCAATCTGAAAAACGCCCGCTTCGCCGAAGACCCCCGCCCGCTGGACGAGGCATCAGACTGCCCGGCCAGCAAGGATTATTCGCGCGCCTATCTGCATCACCTCGTCAAAGCGAACGAGTATCTGGGGTCCATGCTCCTGTCCTGGCACAACACCGCGTATTTCCAGTCGCTGACCGCACGCATGCGCGACGCCATCGAGGAACACCGCTTCGATGCGTTCCGGCGTGAGTTCCATGCCAGGCTGGCGCAGGATTTCGACTAGGGTTTATTCCGCTTCGCGCGGGCATAGACCGCCCTTGAACCAGTCGGCCAGGTGATCGACGAACAGGCGCACGCGGTGGGCGAGATAGCGGTTGGACGGGTACACCGCCCACAGATCGCGCCCCTCGGGCGTCCAGTCGCCCATCACGGCATTCACCGTGCCCGCATCAATCGCCTCGCGCGCCGCCCATTCGGGCGTGCAGGCGAGCCCCGCCCCGGCGGCGGCCGCGCTGACCGCCGCCTTGGCGCCGTTGAGGGAGAAGCGGCCCGCCACCTTCACCTCGGCCGGCTCATTGTCGCGGTGGAAGCGCCAGAGCATGGGCGCGGGCCGGTTGCGGTCGATGATGCAGTCATGGCGCGCCAGATCGGACGGGTGGGACGGCGCGCCGGCGCCGGCCAGATAGGCCGGGCTCGCCACCAGCACCATGAGCGCATGCGCGAGGCGGCGCGCGATCAGGGATGAATCGTTCAGGTGGCCGATGCGCACGGCCAGATCATAGCCCTCGTCCACCAGATCGACCATGCGGTCGGTCATGTCGAGACGCACCTCCACCGCCGGCCAGCGATCCATGAAGGCGGTGACGGGCTCGACCAGCCTCTGAGCGCCGAAATCGACCGGGGCGGACACGCGCAACACGCCGACCGCCGCCGCATGCTCATGGGCCAGGCCTGATTCCAGCTCCTCGTATTCCTTCAGCCAGGGCCGCACCCGGTCCAGCAGGGCTCGGCCCGCATCGGTCAGGCGCACCGAGCGGGTGGTCCGCTCGAGCAAGCGCGCCTGCATGCGCTCTTCCAGGGCGGAGATCTGTTTGGACGCCGCGCCCGGCGTCAGGCCCAGCCGTTCGGCGGCGCGGGTGAAGCTTTCCAGCTCCGCCACGGCGGAGAACAGGCGCAGGGCGTCGATGCGATCCATAAGGGGTCCGTGGGTCTCCAGGCAACAAGGCCGCCGGTCTTATCCGCCGGGCCCCACTCTGTCACGCGAATTGACTGCACGTTGGGTCAGAGGCGGGCGTCATCATGGGCGGCCAGCCAGTCCAGCGCGAGGGTGAACAGGGCTGTCTCTCCCGCTGTCAGCCCACTGACCGGATCATAGGGTTTGGGTTCGTCCGGGTCCTCACCCGTGACGAAGTAGGCGATGGAGGCGTTGAGCTCCGGCACGAACCAGGCGCCGCCATACAGACCCCACGCTTGCCCCGGATGGCCGATGGCGGTCAGGTCCGGGCGGCCGGGAACCTGTCCCGGCTCAAGCAGCTGGGGACCGCTGGCCCAGGCGCGCAGGCCCGGTCCGGCATCGCCGCGCCAGACCGGATCGGCCAGCGCCTCACCCGGCCCGCCGGGTGAGAAAGCCTCCGCGAGCAGCGCCAGCTCGATCACATTGGCGCGCAGGCCGCCCTGGGGCGACATCAGCGAGCCGTTCTCGCCGGGCTGATAGTCCTCCAGCACATGGCCGGGCTGAACCAGCACCACCGGCCCGTCGCCCGCCAGCATGGAGGCGCTGTCGATCTGCACCCGCCAGGCGCCGTCGGTCCAGCGGTGCAGCGCGCCGCCCCTGTCGCGCGCGCTGCGCTCCACGCCCGACCAGTTGAAGCCGGCGCCGGGAATGCCCGCCGGGATAAGCGCATGGCGCCGGGCCAGCCGGTCGAAGCGCTCCCCGCTGGCGTCCTCCAGCACGCTGGCGGCCAGGGCGTAGCCGAGATTGGAATAGGTGAAGGCCGCGCCCGGCGCATGGTCGCACCAGGCGGCCTCATCATTGAAGAGGGCGTAGAAATCCTCGCCCAGATCGGCCCAGTAGCGCGCGGGATCGCAGACGCCGGACGTGTGCGACAATAGCTGGCGCAGGGTGATCGGCGCGTCAGGCGCCAGCGGGTGGCGCGGCGCGCGGCTCAGAACCGACCGGATCGGGGCGTCCAGATCGATATCGCCCGCAGCTTCCAGCGCGCCGGCGGTCAGGGCGACGGCCAGTTTCGAGATCGAGGCGGCGCGCACGGGCGTTTGCGCCTCCAACGCCCTGACCGGGGCCTGACCGGCTGCGTCGAACGCCGCCGCGCCCGCCGCCGACGCCCACAGAATCTCGCCTTCGCGCACGATGGCGATCGCCGCGCCCGGCGCGCGCGAGCCGTCGGTTTCCAGCTGGGATTCAAGCCTCGCCTGCCAGAAATCGGTTGCCGGTTCGGCCTCCATCGCGCAGGACGCGAGCACAAGGCACGCTGCAACCCATCCGGCCGCACGCCAGCGGCCTGGCCGCGCCACGCGCGCCCATCCTGTGGGTAACGCATTAAAATTGCGGCGAATTTGTCCGGTCATCTGGTTCAAGTCACCTGACCTGCCTGGCGATCCGGAACGCGAAAGTGTAGCAATTTTGCTACGCCCGTATCGCATTTTTTTGACACCCCTCAATTTTTCGCACGGAGGGGGCGTCAAACCCATACAGTTTTGTAATCTAGCCATTGGTGCGGTGCAACACGAACGCGGCGCCAAGCTGCTACGAGAGAGCGAACAGGGGTTCGGCCCGTGTCGCGGCGACACGACAACAACATAGGGGATCGGCGTTATGTTTAATCGTTTCAAACATGCTTCCAGGCTGCTTGCGAGCGGGTCTGGCCTCGCACTCGCCATGGCCGCTGCGCCGGGCCTGGCTCTGGCCCAGGAGGCTGAAGAGCCCGCGGCCGAGACGCGCCCCGCAGACGTGGTGACCATCACCGGTTCGCGCATTGCGCGGGACCCGAACCTCGTCTCTCCGGTGCCCGTCCAGTCACTGACAGCCGAAGCGCTGCAGCTGTCCGGCGAGGTGAGCCTGGCCGACGTGGTCAACCGCATCCCGGCCCTGCTGTCGTCAACCACCGCCGAACAGGGCCTGACGGGCGCCAACGCGCTGAACCTGCGCGGCCTGGGCAGCGTTCGCACCCTGACACTGGTCAATGGCCGGCGCCACGTGGCCGGCTTTGAAGGCGATCAGGCGGTGGATATCGGCTCGATCCCGCGCGGCCTGGTCGAGCGCGTCGAAGTGCTCACGGGCGGCGCCTCCGCGATCTACGGATCGGACGCGGTCACCGGCGTGGTGAACTTCATCCTGCGCGACGATTTCGAGGGTGCGCGCTATGACGCCCGCTTCGGCATGTCGAGCCGCGGCGACGCGGAAAACGCCTCGCTGCAGGCGCTGTGGGGCCGCAATTTCCTCGAAGGCCGCGGCAATGTCACCCTGGCGCTCGATTACACTTTCGATTCGGTGCTGCGCTTCGGCGACCGCCCCTGGTCGGCGAATAACGGGCTGTCGCGCTCGCTGCCGAACCCGGCGCTGCGCTTCCAGCAAGGCGATATCGGCGCCTCGACGCCGCTGTTCGCCAATTTCTATAGTTTCCAGCAGACGGGCCGTTATCCGTATGGCCTGGGCATTCCCACGTCGGCGCAGGCCTTCATCAACGCCTATAACGCCACATTCGGCACCACATTGACGGTCAATGATCTCAGTGCGGCCGAACTGGCGTTGATCGAGCGGCGCAACACCTCGCCCTCGCGCGCCATCCTGCCCCAGCCGAACTTCTCGATCTCATCGCGGCGCGGCGTGATCTCGCCGGGCAATTTCGGCCTCGCCCCGGGGATCGACACCAATGGCAACGGCACGGACGACTGTGTTGAGTCCTTCGTCGGCTGGAACAACTCACTCGTTGGCACCGGCTCGTTCGGCCTCGCCGGCGGCTGCTGGGTGGTCAATGACGACGGCACTGTGCGGCCCTATCGCGACGGCCTGATCGCCGGCAATTTCAACCAGTTCGGCGGCGACGGCATCGAGGATGTCTTCGACCAGACCTATCTGATCCCGCAGACCGAGCGGATCACGGCCAATCTGACTGCGCACTATGATCTGACGCCCAGCATGCGCGCCTTCTTCGAGTTCAAGGCGTCCCAGTCGGTCACCCAGCGCGGCACGCCGCTCAACACCTTCTATGACCTGCTGTACGGCGCCCCGGACAACCCGTTCATTCCTGCCGAGCTGCAGGGACTGGCCTTGTCTACCGGCGGTCTGTTCATCACGCGCGACCCGACCGATCTGGGTCCGAACGTGACCCAGTTCACCCGCGACACCTATCGCCTGGTCGGCGGGTTGAACGGTGAGTTGCCCAATGGCTGGAACTGGGAAATCTCCGCCAATTACGGCCAGTTCACCAACACCATCAAAGACCGTAACGCCGTTCTGCTGGACCGCTTCTTTGCGGCCATTGACGTGGTCAGCGGCCCGGGCGGCGCACCGGTTTGCCGCTCCGATCTTGATCCGAGCGCGATTCCGCCAACGACGATTTTCGGCATCCCGTTCTTTGACCCGGGTTTCTACAGCTTCACGCCGGGCGACGGGCAGTGCCGTCCGGCCAATATCTGGGGCGGGCCCAACGGGATCAGCGCCGACGCGGTGGACTTCATAACCACGACAACAGTCGACGAGCTGCGCCTGGAGCAGACCGTGCTGAGCGGTTTCCTGACCGGCGACTTCAGCAACTGGTTCAGCCTGCCCGCCGGGCCGGTGAGCTTTGCGACCGGCATCGAATACCGCAGGGAAACCAGCCGCCTCGACCGCAACAATGTCGACCTGGGCATTCTGCCGGCCGGCTCGCCGTTCGGCGAGGGCACGCTGATCTCCGACGTGTCGGCCAATGGCTCGCTGGGCTTCGCCGCAGACAGCCAGTTCTTCAACTCCTCAGGCGAGTATGACGTCACCGACGCCTTTATCGAACTGTCCGTGCCGATCCTGGCCAATCTGCCGCTGGCCCGGGAACTGACCCTGGACGGCGCGTACCGCTATGCCGACTACTCGACCGTGGGCGGGGCAGAGACCTGGAATCTGGGCCTGCTGTGGACGCCGATCGAGGACATCTCGTTCCGCGGCACCTTGTCCCAGGCCAACAGGGCGCCGAATATTGACGAGCTGTTCCGCCCGGATAACCCCGCCTTCTTCCGCCCGATCGACCCGTGTGACGCGGCCGAAATCGGCAATGCGTCCGACCCGGCCCAGCGCGCCGCCAACTGCCAGGCGGGCGGCAACGGCCTGCCGGCGCTGCCGGACACCTACACCGATCCGCTGTCGGCCCGCTTCCCGGGCGTGGCGGGCGGCAACGCCAACCTGTCCGAGGAAACCGCCGAGACCCAGACTTTGGGTCTGGTGTTCACCCCGCGCATCCTGCCGGGCTTCAACTTCACGCTCGACTACTGGAATGTGGAGATCCAGGACGGCATCGGCTTCGTGACCGCCCAGCAGATCGTCGACGGCTGCTATGACAGCTCCGACTTCCCCAACAGCAATTTCTGCACCCTGTTCACCCGCGAGACCGACACGACCTCGCCGCAGTTCGGCGGCTTCCGCTTCCTGCGCCAGTCCTTCGTCAACTTCGCGTCCATCGAGGCGCAAGGCTACGATTTCGCCGCCAACTATTCCTTCAGCTGGCGGGACATGGACTTCCGCCTGGGCGTCAGCGGCACCAAGCAGGAGCAGCTGGACTACTTCACCAATCCGCTGGACGCGTCTGACGTGAACACGGAACTGGAAGAGATCCGCAGCCCGATCTGGGCCGGCAACGCCAATTTCGGCGTGACCCGCGGGGGTCTGTCGCTGGGCTGGAACACCCAGTATGTGGGGGAGCAGGTGCTGACCGGTGTCGAGATCGAGACCGTCGACGCCCTGTTCGGCGACGCAGGCTGGGCGCCGGAAATGTATATCCACAACTTCAACGCCGCCTACCGCCTGAACGAAACCGTCCGCTTCTACGGCGGCGTCAACAACATCTTTGACGAATTCCCCTATGTGACCGAACGGGCCTGGCCTACCGGTCCGCGCGGGCGGTTCTTCTTCGTCGGCGTGGAGGCCAATTTCTGATCCACGTCTGACGACGCCTTGAGGAAGGGCCGGAGCGGCGACGCTCCGGCCCTTTGCGTTGGCCGGTTCAATTGTCAGCCGGCCGCGCCGCGCGGGTTGCGGCGGGGGGTGGGCGCGCCCATGTTGAAACTTCAACTTTCATCATCGGAGGCGCGACGCCCATGCTGCACATCGACCTGCCCACACGCGGCGATCTTGACACCCTGCTGGGTGTGCGCGCCGACGCCTGTGTCTCGATCTATCTGCAAACCACGCCCCTGAGTCAGCAAAGCGACGAGGCGCGCATTGCGCTGTCCAACGCCGCCAAAGACGCGCACGGCCAGCTGGAAGCGGCCGGGTTCGACAAGCGCCGCCTGGCCGATCTGATGGAGTTGTTCGACGATCTCGATGAGGACGAGGATTTCTGGCGCCTGCAGGCCAATTCGCTGGCCGTGCTGGCCACGCCGGACCGCATCCGCACCTTCCGTCTGGCCAACAAGCTGACGCCGCAGACCGAAGTGGCTGACCGCTTCTTCCTCAAACCCCTCCTGCGCGCGGTCACCTTCCCCCACGCCGCCTTCGTGCTGGCGCTGTCGGAAAACGCCGTGCGCCTGGTCGAGGTGTTCGCTGATCTGGGACCGCGCGAGGTGCGTGGCCTGGAACTGCCCAGCGACGCAGCCGGCTCGGTGGGCAAATCCACGCTCAATGACCGCGGCGCGTCGGGCCGCATTCAGGG
The window above is part of the Hyphomonadaceae bacterium ML37 genome. Proteins encoded here:
- the purD gene encoding phosphoribosylamine--glycine ligase, which translates into the protein MNILIIGSGGREHALAWKISQSPLVEVIWCAPGSPAMDQIGPCFDVAADDVQGLHDLALQLEPDLIVIGPEAPLAGGLADGLRARGFDVFGPGAEGAKLESSKGFAKDFMARLGVPTAMYQKVTDLVSARGFFDSLSPPYVIKADGLAAGKGVVIAPDVDTAIHEAQAMLSGKFGGAGAGLVLEEFMQGEEASVFVLTDGVNRLTLPACQDHKRLLDGDEGPNTGGMGAYAPAPVMTPELLKEVDETIAAPIIDAMAQAGFPYQGVLYIGLMITPEGPKVVEFNVRFGDPECQVLMMSLADDIVPALLACATGGMPARDFARLLPQLNASRPAACVVLASQGYPGSYEKGSVIKGLKAAGAVEGVTVFHAGTGVNEEGDWIAAGGRVLTITAAGDTLEQAVSRAYQAVDLIDWPQGVCRRDIAWRALGKSI
- the xseA gene encoding exodeoxyribonuclease VII large subunit, translating into MTEPASNVHEYSVSELARSLKRTVEETYGHVRVRGELGRVIIAKSGHVYLDMKDESAVIDAVMWKGIASTLNFRPEEGLEVIVEGRLSTFPGRSKYQLIIERMEPAGAGALMALLEARKAALAAEGLFAPERKRPIPFLPRVIGVVTSPTGAVIRDILHRLDDRFPVHVLLWPVLVQGEQAAGQIAAAIEGFNALEPGGRVPVPDVLIVARGGGSVEDLWAFNEEIVVRAAATSRIPLISAVGHETDTTLIDFASDRRAPTPTGAAEIAVPVRRELAERTSALGARLTRALTRLVDRKGADLRSAARALPRPDTLLGEARQRLDYASGRLDSAARLRLERVRGRLDGLAGRLRPAALTRDISDKHQRLTRLAMRLKPAQARALTDRKRTLDGLAARLNSVSHEGVLARGFALVTDANGKLVRAASALTDGDAVTLEFQDAKRGAVIGGGGAAAAPAPAPATPAPRKAKPKPKPPAPGQGDLF
- a CDS encoding methylmalonyl-CoA carboxyltransferase; translation: MSWEDEISELRKRQALARAMGGPDKLARQRAAGRLNVRERLDLLLDAGSFREIGSITGTAQTGEDGALAGFTPANCIFGRGQIGGRTVAVVADDFTVRGGAADAAIIEKQIQAETMAGELGLPLIRLIEGTGGGGSVKSILDMGASYVPFNPGWDQVTANLERVPVVSLALGPVAGLGAARAVSSHYCVMVKGQSQMFIAGPPVVAGIGETVTKEELGGADIQLAAGAADDAYASEADAMEAARWFLSYLPDRAGEAAPRGAVNDDPARADPALRAIIPRDKRYGYDMRAILKSVCDGSSVFEMGRHFGSSVITALARLDGWPVAVLASNPNVYGGGWTAEAAQKVTRFVDLAETFRLPVVHFVDIPGFVIGTRAERAGTIRHGARALSAIYQASVPWCTILIRKAFGVAGAAMMDHTRFRYRYAWPSGDWGSLPLEGGVEAAFKAALEQSDDPAAMKADLSRRMRELASPFRTAERFWIEEIIDPAETRAVLTEFAGIAAPLRTRDAPQTRYRP
- the tgt gene encoding tRNA guanosine(34) transglycosylase Tgt, whose translation is MTSFPFKLHAVDGGARTGVLKTPRGDIRTPAFMPVGTAATVKALYPDQVRGAGADIILGNTYHLMLRPGAERVKRLGGLHAFMRWDGPILTDSGGFQVWSLSGLRKLVEEGVTFKSHIDGSSHHLTPERSIEIQADLLGADISMQLDECTPFPCERDAAARSMELSLRWAQRSRDAFGERKTQAIFGIVQGSTYDDLRRDSAEGLKRIGFDGYAVGGLAVGEGFEMMCRVLDATTLFLPSDRPRYLMGVGKPVDLVEAVARGIDMFDCVLPTRSGRHGQAWSDNGPVNLKNARFAEDPRPLDEASDCPASKDYSRAYLHHLVKANEYLGSMLLSWHNTAYFQSLTARMRDAIEEHRFDAFRREFHARLAQDFD
- a CDS encoding LysR family transcriptional regulator; the encoded protein is MDRIDALRLFSAVAELESFTRAAERLGLTPGAASKQISALEERMQARLLERTTRSVRLTDAGRALLDRVRPWLKEYEELESGLAHEHAAAVGVLRVSAPVDFGAQRLVEPVTAFMDRWPAVEVRLDMTDRMVDLVDEGYDLAVRIGHLNDSSLIARRLAHALMVLVASPAYLAGAGAPSHPSDLARHDCIIDRNRPAPMLWRFHRDNEPAEVKVAGRFSLNGAKAAVSAAAAGAGLACTPEWAAREAIDAGTVNAVMGDWTPEGRDLWAVYPSNRYLAHRVRLFVDHLADWFKGGLCPREAE
- a CDS encoding beta-lactamase family protein produces the protein MARPGRWRAAGWVAACLVLASCAMEAEPATDFWQARLESQLETDGSRAPGAAIAIVREGEILWASAAGAAAFDAAGQAPVRALEAQTPVRAASISKLAVALTAGALEAAGDIDLDAPIRSVLSRAPRHPLAPDAPITLRQLLSHTSGVCDPARYWADLGEDFYALFNDEAAWCDHAPGAAFTYSNLGYALAASVLEDASGERFDRLARRHALIPAGIPGAGFNWSGVERSARDRGGALHRWTDGAWRVQIDSASMLAGDGPVVLVQPGHVLEDYQPGENGSLMSPQGGLRANVIELALLAEAFSPGGPGEALADPVWRGDAGPGLRAWASGPQLLEPGQVPGRPDLTAIGHPGQAWGLYGGAWFVPELNASIAYFVTGEDPDEPKPYDPVSGLTAGETALFTLALDWLAAHDDARL